ATATATATTTCTTTTCCTTTGTATTTTTCATAATATTTCTTTTCTTTTATTTGGTTTATCGCTTCCTCTGCATTTTTGTCTATTTTTATTTCAAAAAGATATATTCTTTCATCAAAATCTATTACAAGGTCACTTCGTCCTAAGTTTGTTAATTCTTCTGCTTTTACATCTATTCCTGCTGATGCTATTATTGTAAATATTAATGAGTGATAATACTTTTCTTCTTTTTTGTGTAAGTTATACG
This genomic stretch from Marinitoga sp. 1197 harbors:
- a CDS encoding PD-(D/E)XK nuclease domain-containing protein, whose amino-acid sequence is YNLHKKEEKYYHSLIFTIIASAGIDVKAEELTNLGRSDLVIDFDERIYLFEIKIDKNAEEAINQIKEKKYYEKYKGKEIYIIGININSEKRNIDDYIIEKIKQKI